In Sphingomonas sp. PAMC26645, one DNA window encodes the following:
- a CDS encoding NAD(P)-dependent oxidoreductase, producing MSRLLVFGLGYTASRLAERLAADGWHVVGTTRDGRDGTLRFDDVDAVTAEIAAATHILSSVPPEHEADPVLGRYGSLLLRTRAWIGYLSSTGVYGDAQGAWVDETAPIGGGRRSARAAADADWLAIGARTFRLPGIYGPGRSPLDRVRQGKAHRIEQPGQVFSRAHVDDIVSGVIAGFDAPAGAYNLADDVPASQNDVVAFAAMLLGMPAPPFVTLEELSAMGRGFYNENRRVANGKAKRVLGWTPAWPDYRAGLRALSAMTKPMPDNIAPATASVDQ from the coding sequence ATGAGCCGGCTGCTGGTCTTCGGTCTCGGCTACACCGCGTCGCGGCTTGCCGAGCGGCTTGCGGCGGACGGCTGGCATGTCGTCGGCACGACGCGGGACGGACGCGATGGTACGCTCCGGTTCGACGATGTCGATGCGGTGACGGCGGAGATCGCGGCGGCGACGCATATCCTGTCGTCGGTGCCGCCCGAGCATGAGGCCGACCCAGTGCTCGGTCGGTACGGTTCGCTGTTGCTGCGGACGCGCGCGTGGATCGGGTATCTGTCGTCGACGGGGGTGTACGGCGATGCGCAGGGCGCGTGGGTGGACGAGACGGCGCCGATCGGTGGTGGTCGTCGGAGCGCGCGGGCGGCGGCGGATGCGGACTGGCTGGCGATTGGCGCGCGGACGTTTCGGTTGCCGGGAATCTATGGTCCGGGGCGCTCGCCGCTCGACCGGGTGCGGCAGGGCAAGGCGCACCGGATCGAGCAACCCGGCCAGGTGTTCAGTCGCGCGCACGTTGACGACATCGTCTCGGGCGTCATCGCCGGGTTCGATGCACCGGCGGGGGCGTATAACCTCGCGGACGATGTGCCTGCATCGCAGAACGACGTGGTGGCGTTCGCGGCGATGCTGCTCGGGATGCCCGCGCCGCCGTTCGTGACGCTCGAGGAGCTCTCGGCGATGGGACGCGGGTTTTATAACGAGAACCGGCGGGTGGCGAACGGCAAGGCTAAGCGCGTGCTTGGCTGGACGCCTGCCTGGCCCGACTACCGTGCCGGCCTGCGTGCGCTGAGTGCGATGACCAAGCCGATGCCGGACAATATTGCCCCAGCGACGGCCAGCGTCGACCAGTGA
- a CDS encoding EamA family transporter → MTPGPTDPPQSTRAAVLIPFGIVTLIWGSTWLVIRDQIAVVPPSWSISYRFLVAGIAMAIYAGIKRESFRFDARGYAFAAVIGIALFTFNFNFVYRAEHYVTSGLVAVVFALLLVPNAIFGRIFLKQRLGRQLMVGCAVAMAGVALLFVNEARVDPHGPRSATIGIVLTLCGVMAASVANVIQGSAFAKRYPMAPTLAIAMLIGASLDAAFAWITTGPPVFEPRFGYVAGILYLGVFASALAFPLYFNVIRAIGPAKAAYSGVIVPVIAMLLSTIFERYHWSTLAVAGAILSGIGLVIALSARRPAR, encoded by the coding sequence ATGACCCCCGGCCCCACTGATCCACCACAGTCGACCCGCGCGGCCGTACTGATCCCGTTCGGCATCGTCACGCTGATCTGGGGTTCGACCTGGCTCGTCATCCGCGACCAGATCGCGGTGGTGCCGCCGAGCTGGTCGATCAGCTACCGCTTCCTCGTCGCCGGTATCGCAATGGCGATCTACGCAGGCATCAAGCGCGAGAGCTTCAGGTTCGACGCACGCGGTTACGCGTTCGCGGCGGTGATCGGCATCGCGCTGTTCACGTTCAACTTCAACTTCGTCTACCGCGCCGAGCATTACGTAACCTCCGGGCTCGTCGCGGTGGTGTTCGCCCTGCTGCTCGTCCCCAACGCGATCTTCGGCCGCATCTTCCTCAAGCAGCGCCTCGGACGGCAGCTGATGGTCGGGTGTGCGGTCGCGATGGCGGGGGTCGCGTTGCTGTTCGTCAACGAGGCGCGGGTCGATCCGCACGGGCCGCGCTCGGCGACGATCGGCATCGTCCTGACCTTGTGCGGCGTGATGGCAGCCTCGGTCGCCAACGTCATTCAGGGCAGCGCGTTCGCCAAGCGCTATCCGATGGCGCCGACGCTGGCGATCGCGATGCTGATCGGCGCGAGCCTCGACGCGGCGTTCGCCTGGATCACCACTGGTCCGCCGGTCTTCGAGCCGCGGTTCGGCTATGTCGCGGGCATCCTCTACCTCGGCGTGTTCGCGTCGGCGCTCGCCTTCCCGCTCTATTTCAACGTCATCCGCGCGATCGGCCCGGCCAAGGCGGCCTATTCGGGCGTGATCGTGCCCGTCATCGCGATGCTGCTATCGACGATCTTCGAGCGCTATCACTGGTCGACGCTGGCCGTCGCTGGGGCAATATTGTCCGGCATCGGCTTGGTCATCGCACTCAGCGCACGCAGGCCGGCACGGTAG
- a CDS encoding beta-eliminating lyase-related protein: protein MRFFSDNAATIHPQVMAAIAAADTLDTAYAGDAWSQQLDGRLSSLFETDVAVLWVPTGTAANCLALAALCPPHGGIVCHRDAHIQNDEGGAPEFYTHGAKLLLADGDGAKLTPDTIRTVLDAIPDDVHRVQPHAISITNATEYGRVYQPHEVAEIGALAKERGLGLHMDGARFANAMARVGCSPAEMTWRAGVDALSFGFVKNGAMSAEALVFFKPDLAAVTQYRRKRAGLLLSKGRYLAAQILAMLNDDLWLANAKAANDSATKLAAAAGDRLVHPVEANEVFLRATPEEAAALRAKGFDFYDWAAGEIRLVTAWDSPADAVALLADAIREL from the coding sequence ATGCGCTTCTTCTCCGACAACGCCGCCACGATCCACCCGCAGGTCATGGCCGCGATCGCCGCCGCCGACACGCTCGACACCGCCTATGCCGGCGACGCCTGGAGCCAGCAGCTCGACGGCCGCCTCTCCTCGCTGTTCGAGACCGACGTCGCAGTGCTCTGGGTCCCCACCGGCACCGCCGCCAACTGCCTCGCGCTCGCAGCACTCTGCCCCCCGCACGGCGGCATCGTCTGCCACCGCGACGCGCACATCCAGAACGACGAGGGCGGCGCGCCCGAATTCTACACGCACGGCGCCAAGCTGCTCCTCGCCGACGGGGACGGCGCAAAGCTGACCCCCGACACCATCCGCACCGTCCTCGACGCGATCCCCGACGACGTCCACCGCGTCCAGCCGCACGCGATCTCGATCACCAACGCCACCGAATATGGCCGCGTCTACCAGCCGCACGAAGTCGCGGAGATCGGCGCGCTGGCGAAGGAGCGCGGGCTCGGCTTGCACATGGACGGCGCACGCTTCGCCAACGCGATGGCACGCGTCGGCTGCTCGCCCGCCGAGATGACGTGGCGCGCCGGCGTCGACGCGCTGAGCTTCGGCTTCGTCAAGAACGGCGCGATGAGCGCGGAGGCCTTGGTCTTCTTCAAGCCCGACCTCGCCGCCGTCACGCAATACCGCCGCAAACGCGCCGGCCTGCTGCTGTCGAAGGGGCGCTACCTAGCCGCGCAGATCCTCGCGATGCTCAACGACGACCTCTGGCTCGCCAACGCCAAGGCCGCCAACGACAGCGCGACGAAGCTCGCCGCCGCCGCCGGCGATCGCCTCGTCCACCCGGTCGAGGCGAACGAAGTCTTCCTCCGCGCCACCCCCGAAGAAGCCGCAGCCCTCCGTGCAAAAGGCTTCGACTTCTACGACTGGGCAGCCGGCGAGATCCGCCTCGTCACCGCATGGGACAGCCCGGCGGACGCGGTCGCCCTGCTCGCCGACGCGATCCGGGAGTTATGA
- a CDS encoding transglycosylase domain-containing protein: MRPDPFDPDRSSSRGDREPYAYERERLITERERLRQKYEAERDGEDPEPYDDRDAPPYARAPRRKRPIGRWILRGFGIGIVLLVIAIIWLAITAPLSKSLQPPTPPSITLTADDGTPIARRGAIIGKSVDAAKLPPHVTQAFLAIEDRRFYSHWGVDPRGIARAAWANLGSGGVRQGGSTITQQLAKNAFLDSDRTATRKIREAMIAFWLEAWLSKNEILSRYLSNVYFGDNTYGISAAAKHYFGRTPDKLNVGQAAMLAGLVKAPSRLAPTSNLEGARKREAVVVGAMVDAGFLTKAEGDAVQPQRVLGSRPSQLPNGTYFADWILPEARDQAGEIKTEATVQTTLDPRLQRAAERTIARAGLRQAQVALVAMRPDGRVVAMIGGKNYAKSPFNRATQARRQPGSTFKLFVYLAAMRQGLTPDSTIEDRPVTIGDWTPKNSDGRYQGTITLRQAFARSSNVAAARLTQQVGVKAVIKAARDLGISTPIPSEATIGLGTSTVSLLELTAAYAAIAREQYPVQPRGLADVREKGWYQSLTGGATEMPSKIHDEMLDLLAASIRTGTGRGANLTVDAFGKTGTTSDNKDALFVGFARDLVVGVWVGNDDNSSNPGLSGGGIPARIWRDFMQSALGIAPIAAPPPAVEEVDPDALPAEDQENSILPLGGEIEGMGFNLKMGEDGTISVGPSRRDRQEGPPPREDRRPPEEEQGPDEGQ, translated from the coding sequence ATGCGCCCCGATCCCTTCGACCCCGACCGTTCCAGCTCGCGCGGCGATCGCGAGCCCTATGCGTATGAGCGCGAGCGGCTGATCACCGAACGCGAACGCCTGCGCCAGAAATACGAAGCCGAGCGGGATGGCGAAGACCCCGAGCCGTATGACGACCGCGACGCGCCCCCGTACGCCCGCGCACCGCGACGCAAGCGCCCGATCGGTCGCTGGATCCTGCGCGGCTTCGGGATCGGCATCGTCCTGCTGGTGATCGCGATCATCTGGCTGGCGATCACCGCGCCCTTGTCGAAGTCGCTGCAGCCGCCGACGCCGCCCTCCATCACGCTGACCGCGGACGACGGCACGCCGATCGCGCGACGTGGCGCGATCATCGGCAAGTCGGTCGACGCGGCAAAGCTCCCCCCGCACGTCACCCAGGCGTTCCTCGCGATCGAAGACCGGCGCTTCTACTCGCATTGGGGCGTAGACCCCCGCGGCATCGCACGCGCGGCATGGGCAAACCTCGGCTCGGGCGGCGTGCGCCAGGGCGGCTCGACGATCACGCAACAGCTCGCGAAGAACGCGTTCCTCGATTCGGACCGCACCGCGACGCGGAAAATCCGCGAGGCGATGATCGCGTTCTGGCTCGAGGCATGGCTGTCGAAGAACGAGATCCTCTCGCGCTATCTTTCGAACGTCTATTTCGGCGACAACACCTACGGGATCAGCGCGGCGGCAAAGCATTATTTTGGCCGCACGCCCGACAAGCTCAACGTCGGCCAGGCGGCGATGCTTGCCGGCTTGGTCAAGGCACCTTCACGCCTCGCCCCCACGTCGAACCTCGAAGGCGCGCGCAAGCGGGAGGCCGTGGTGGTCGGCGCGATGGTCGACGCGGGCTTCCTCACCAAGGCGGAGGGCGACGCGGTCCAACCGCAGCGCGTGCTCGGCAGCCGCCCGTCGCAGCTCCCCAACGGCACCTATTTCGCCGACTGGATCCTCCCCGAAGCGCGCGACCAGGCCGGCGAGATCAAGACCGAGGCGACCGTTCAGACGACACTCGACCCGCGGTTACAGCGCGCGGCAGAACGCACCATAGCGCGCGCGGGTCTGCGTCAGGCGCAGGTCGCGCTGGTGGCGATGCGACCCGATGGCCGCGTCGTCGCGATGATCGGCGGCAAGAACTACGCGAAAAGCCCGTTCAACCGCGCGACGCAGGCGCGGCGCCAGCCCGGCTCGACCTTCAAGCTGTTCGTCTACCTCGCCGCGATGCGCCAGGGCCTCACTCCCGATTCGACGATCGAGGACCGCCCGGTGACGATCGGCGACTGGACCCCGAAGAACAGCGACGGCCGCTATCAGGGAACGATCACGCTGCGCCAGGCATTCGCGCGCTCGTCCAACGTCGCCGCCGCACGGCTAACGCAACAGGTCGGCGTCAAGGCGGTGATCAAGGCGGCGCGCGATCTCGGCATCTCGACGCCGATCCCCAGCGAGGCCACCATCGGCCTCGGCACGTCGACCGTCTCGCTGCTCGAACTCACCGCCGCCTATGCCGCGATCGCGCGCGAGCAATATCCGGTCCAGCCGCGCGGCCTCGCCGACGTGCGCGAGAAGGGCTGGTACCAGTCGCTGACCGGCGGCGCGACGGAGATGCCGAGCAAGATCCACGACGAGATGCTCGACCTGCTGGCGGCCTCGATCCGCACCGGCACCGGCCGCGGCGCGAACCTGACGGTCGACGCATTCGGCAAGACCGGCACGACGTCGGATAACAAGGACGCGCTGTTCGTCGGCTTCGCGCGCGATCTGGTGGTCGGCGTGTGGGTCGGCAACGACGACAATTCCTCCAACCCGGGCCTGTCGGGCGGTGGTATCCCCGCACGGATCTGGCGGGACTTCATGCAGAGCGCGCTGGGGATCGCCCCGATCGCTGCGCCTCCTCCCGCGGTCGAGGAAGTCGATCCCGACGCACTGCCGGCGGAAGACCAGGAGAATTCCATTCTGCCGTTGGGCGGGGAGATCGAAGGAATGGGCTTCAACCTGAAGATGGGCGAGGACGGCACCATCTCGGTCGGCCCCTCCCGCCGCGACCGCCAGGAAGGCCCGCCCCCCCGCGAAGATCGCCGGCCTCCGGAGGAAGAACAAGGACCCGACGAAGGGCAGTAG
- a CDS encoding NAD(P)H-dependent oxidoreductase, which yields MAASDTLPLVVGIGGTIGGVSSTERALRIALDAVEKQGYRTQMFGGADMARLPLYDPKATTRTPDEQAFVASVREASAVIIASPGYHGSISGVVKNALDLLEETARDPERPYLADMPVGLIATAYGWQATGSTIAALRSIVHALRGWPTPFAAAINTQVTKFDDEGGASDPAVLEQLRLVGRQVARFAPLSEPAN from the coding sequence GTGGCCGCTTCCGACACTCTCCCGCTGGTCGTCGGCATCGGCGGCACGATCGGCGGCGTCTCGTCGACCGAGCGTGCACTGCGTATCGCGCTCGATGCGGTCGAGAAGCAGGGCTATCGCACGCAGATGTTCGGCGGGGCCGACATGGCGCGGCTGCCGCTCTACGATCCGAAGGCGACGACGCGGACGCCCGACGAACAGGCGTTCGTCGCGTCTGTGCGCGAGGCGTCGGCGGTGATCATCGCCAGTCCCGGCTATCACGGCAGCATCTCGGGCGTGGTGAAGAACGCGCTCGACCTGCTGGAGGAAACCGCGCGCGATCCCGAGCGGCCGTATCTGGCGGACATGCCGGTCGGGCTGATCGCGACGGCGTATGGCTGGCAGGCGACGGGGAGCACGATCGCGGCGTTGCGCTCGATCGTCCATGCGTTGCGGGGGTGGCCGACGCCGTTTGCCGCCGCGATCAACACGCAGGTGACGAAGTTCGACGACGAAGGCGGGGCCAGCGATCCAGCAGTGCTCGAGCAGTTGCGACTGGTCGGGCGACAGGTTGCGCGGTTCGCGCCGTTGTCCGAGCCGGCGAACTAG
- a CDS encoding efflux transporter outer membrane subunit, protein MFSTKISSRTALTFAAGLTLAGCNLAPKYVRPELPVAPSGPTGPAYSAGNAANAIVPADTAWEAFFTDDRLRGVIRLALDNNRDVRIAVANVAQARAQYRVQRADLFPTIGATGSATYQKSPFGAVGGGVGGVGGGTGGGTGGVGGGTGTGGGTGGGTGGAGTAVTGSGRADIYSANVGISAWEIDLFGRIRNLTQAQQEAYFAAEENRNAAQVSLISETATAWLTMAADQDRLKIAQDTERAFGQTLKLTQDRFRIGIASELEVRQARTTYDQARSDIADATTLIAQDQNALNLLAGTTVTQDLLPARMPEKTPTLENLPANLSSEVLLRRPDVAAAEHNLIAANANIGAARAAFFPNISLTAAFGTLSLGLSNLFGSGSQQWSVAPSITQPIFDFGRNKGNLQYAKATRDAMLATYERSIQTGFREVADALARRGTINSQLEAQTSLRDNAAGAYNLSQLRFRAGIDPFLNTLDSQRALYTAQQSLLATRLVRDSNAVELYRSLGGGLK, encoded by the coding sequence ATGTTCTCGACCAAGATCTCCAGCCGCACCGCGCTCACGTTCGCCGCCGGGCTCACGCTCGCCGGGTGCAACCTCGCCCCCAAATACGTCCGCCCGGAGCTTCCCGTCGCGCCGAGCGGACCGACCGGGCCAGCCTATTCGGCCGGCAACGCCGCGAACGCGATCGTGCCGGCGGACACCGCATGGGAAGCGTTCTTCACGGATGACCGCCTGCGCGGCGTGATCCGCCTCGCGCTCGACAATAACCGCGACGTCCGCATCGCGGTCGCCAACGTGGCACAGGCTCGCGCGCAATACCGCGTGCAGCGCGCGGACCTGTTCCCGACGATCGGCGCAACCGGCAGCGCGACCTACCAGAAGTCGCCGTTCGGTGCGGTTGGCGGCGGCGTAGGCGGTGTCGGCGGCGGCACGGGCGGCGGCACTGGTGGCGTCGGCGGCGGCACCGGAACGGGTGGCGGCACCGGTGGTGGTACCGGCGGTGCGGGCACTGCCGTCACGGGCAGCGGGCGCGCCGACATCTATTCGGCCAATGTCGGTATCTCGGCATGGGAAATCGATCTTTTCGGTCGCATCCGCAACCTGACGCAGGCGCAGCAGGAAGCGTATTTCGCGGCGGAGGAAAACCGCAACGCAGCCCAGGTGTCGCTCATCTCGGAGACCGCGACCGCGTGGCTGACGATGGCGGCGGATCAGGACCGTCTCAAGATCGCGCAGGATACCGAGCGTGCGTTCGGCCAGACGCTGAAGCTCACGCAGGATCGCTTCCGGATCGGCATCGCGTCCGAACTCGAAGTGCGTCAGGCGCGCACCACCTATGACCAGGCGCGCTCGGACATTGCCGACGCGACCACGCTGATCGCGCAGGACCAGAACGCGCTCAACCTGCTCGCCGGGACGACCGTGACGCAGGATCTGCTCCCCGCGCGGATGCCGGAGAAAACGCCGACGCTGGAGAATCTGCCCGCCAACCTGTCGTCGGAGGTGCTGTTGCGCCGCCCGGACGTCGCCGCGGCCGAGCACAACTTGATCGCCGCCAACGCGAATATCGGCGCGGCGCGCGCGGCGTTCTTCCCGAACATCTCGCTGACCGCGGCATTCGGCACGCTCAGCCTTGGCTTGTCCAACCTGTTCGGCAGCGGCAGCCAGCAATGGTCGGTCGCCCCGTCGATCACGCAGCCGATCTTCGATTTCGGTCGCAACAAGGGTAACCTGCAATACGCCAAGGCGACGCGCGACGCGATGCTGGCCACGTATGAACGGAGCATCCAGACCGGCTTCCGCGAGGTCGCAGACGCGCTGGCACGCCGCGGCACGATCAACAGCCAGCTCGAGGCGCAGACGTCGCTGCGCGACAACGCGGCGGGGGCGTACAATCTGTCGCAGCTCCGCTTCCGCGCCGGGATCGACCCGTTCCTCAACACGCTCGATTCGCAGCGCGCGCTCTACACCGCGCAGCAGAGCCTGCTCGCCACCCGCCTCGTCCGCGACAGCAACGCGGTCGAACTCTACCGCTCGTTAGGTGGTGGCCTGAAGTAA
- a CDS encoding efflux RND transporter permease subunit, with translation MSRYFIDRPIFAWVIAIILMLAGILAIRSLPIAQFPEIAAPKVTVATSYPGADAQTLENTTTQIIEQQMKGIDNLRFFASTSDGSGNLAITLTFEQGTDPDIAQVQVQNKLQQATPLLPQEVQQAGLRVTKATANFLLIIAAYSENGDHDQVDLGDMIASKLQDPLSRIKGVGDTQVFGAQYSMRIWVDPFKMSNLGVTVTDITSALTAQNAQVSAGQVGSLPAVKGQSLNATVTAQSRLQTPEQFRAIIVRSATSGATVRLSDVARVEMGSENYSFQARYNGKQAAGFGVKLAPGANALDTVKLVKAEVNRIAKQFPPDVKVAFPIDNSTFVRLSVEQVIHTLIEAIVLVFLVMFLFLQNFRATLIPTIAVPVVLLGSLAVLQVAGFTINTLTLFGMVLAIGLLVDDAIVVVENVERLIQEEGLSPKEAAKKSMDEISGALVGIGLVLSAVFLPMAFFSGSTGVIFRQFSITIVSSMALSVLVALILTPALCATILKPAKEGHGEKKGFFGWFNRTFDKGVGKYGNGLRRVEKGWVRTMLVYAVIVVAMAFIFVRLPSGFLPEEDQGVMFAQVSMPSGTPMEETARTMDKVRDHFMIDEKANTAGIFTISGFGFVGQGQNVGIAFIQLKPWEDRSGKENSVAAVAARANQALAGIRAGMVIGFVPPAVQELGNANGFDFMLKDNAGVGHEKLLEARNMLLGMASQDKRLMQVRPNGLEDAPQLKLNVDQAQAGALGLSQQDINTTVSTAFGGAYINDFIDRGRVKKVFVQADAPFRTTPADLGNFYVRGTTSNAMAPFSSFSTTSWNYGPSRLERYNGVASFEIMGSPAPGVSSGTAIKAMEEMAAKLPPGIGYEWTGLSYEENLSGGQSTTVYALSLLIVFLCLAALYESWSIPIAVLLVVPLGVLGAVGAAMIFGLNNDIYLQVGLITTIGVAAKNAILIVEFAEEKMGDGMNAADAAVEAAKLRLRPILMTSFAFIFGVLPLALSSGAGAGGQNAIGWAVVGGMLSATVLAIFFVPLFFLLVKRVFKQDKAGSGQDRDQVPDHDGNRDDNRDGGHPPHDQRPQEA, from the coding sequence ATGTCACGCTATTTCATCGATCGACCCATCTTCGCGTGGGTCATCGCCATCATCCTGATGCTGGCCGGCATCCTCGCGATCCGGTCGCTGCCGATCGCGCAGTTCCCTGAGATCGCCGCCCCCAAGGTGACGGTCGCGACGTCCTATCCGGGCGCCGACGCACAGACGCTCGAGAACACGACGACGCAGATCATCGAGCAGCAGATGAAGGGCATCGACAACCTTCGCTTCTTCGCCTCGACCTCGGACGGCTCGGGCAACCTCGCGATCACGCTCACCTTCGAGCAGGGCACCGACCCCGACATCGCGCAGGTCCAGGTGCAGAACAAGCTGCAACAGGCGACTCCGCTCCTGCCGCAGGAAGTGCAGCAGGCCGGCCTTCGCGTGACCAAGGCGACCGCCAACTTCCTGCTCATCATCGCCGCCTATTCGGAAAACGGCGACCACGACCAGGTCGATCTCGGCGACATGATCGCCTCGAAACTCCAGGATCCGCTCAGCCGGATCAAGGGCGTCGGCGACACGCAGGTGTTCGGCGCACAATATTCGATGCGGATCTGGGTCGACCCCTTCAAGATGTCGAACCTCGGCGTTACCGTCACCGACATCACCTCCGCCCTGACCGCACAGAACGCACAGGTCTCGGCGGGGCAAGTCGGCAGTCTGCCTGCCGTGAAGGGCCAGTCGCTCAACGCCACCGTGACCGCACAGTCGCGCCTCCAGACGCCTGAGCAGTTCCGCGCGATCATCGTCCGCTCGGCGACCAGCGGCGCGACCGTGCGCCTGTCGGACGTCGCCCGCGTCGAAATGGGTTCGGAGAATTACAGCTTCCAGGCACGCTATAACGGCAAGCAGGCGGCAGGCTTCGGCGTGAAGCTGGCACCGGGTGCGAACGCGCTCGATACCGTCAAGCTGGTCAAGGCCGAGGTCAACCGGATCGCCAAGCAGTTCCCGCCCGACGTCAAGGTCGCGTTCCCGATCGACAACTCGACGTTCGTGCGGCTGTCGGTCGAGCAGGTCATCCACACGCTGATCGAGGCCATCGTCCTCGTCTTCCTGGTGATGTTCCTGTTCCTCCAGAATTTCCGCGCCACGCTGATCCCGACGATCGCGGTCCCGGTCGTGTTGCTCGGCTCGCTCGCCGTGCTTCAGGTCGCGGGGTTCACGATCAACACGCTGACCTTGTTCGGCATGGTGCTGGCGATCGGTCTGCTCGTCGATGACGCGATCGTCGTCGTCGAGAACGTCGAGCGCCTAATTCAGGAGGAAGGGCTAAGCCCGAAGGAAGCCGCCAAGAAGTCGATGGACGAGATCAGCGGCGCGCTGGTCGGCATCGGTCTCGTGCTGTCGGCGGTGTTCCTGCCGATGGCGTTCTTCAGCGGCTCGACCGGCGTGATCTTCCGCCAGTTCTCGATCACCATCGTGTCGTCGATGGCGCTTTCGGTGCTGGTCGCGTTGATCCTGACGCCCGCGCTCTGCGCGACGATCCTGAAGCCTGCCAAGGAAGGTCACGGCGAGAAGAAGGGCTTCTTCGGCTGGTTCAATCGCACCTTCGACAAGGGCGTCGGCAAGTATGGCAACGGCCTGCGCCGCGTCGAGAAGGGCTGGGTCCGCACGATGCTGGTCTATGCCGTGATCGTCGTCGCGATGGCCTTCATCTTCGTCCGCCTGCCATCGGGCTTCCTTCCCGAGGAAGATCAGGGCGTGATGTTCGCACAGGTCTCGATGCCGTCGGGTACGCCGATGGAGGAGACCGCCCGGACGATGGACAAGGTCCGCGATCACTTCATGATCGACGAGAAGGCCAACACCGCGGGCATCTTCACGATCAGCGGCTTCGGCTTCGTCGGCCAGGGCCAGAATGTCGGCATCGCCTTCATCCAGCTGAAGCCTTGGGAAGATCGTAGCGGCAAGGAGAACAGCGTCGCCGCGGTTGCCGCCCGTGCCAACCAGGCGCTCGCCGGGATCCGGGCCGGCATGGTGATCGGCTTCGTGCCGCCCGCCGTGCAGGAACTGGGCAACGCCAACGGCTTCGACTTCATGCTGAAGGACAATGCCGGCGTCGGTCACGAGAAACTGCTCGAAGCGCGCAACATGCTGCTCGGCATGGCCAGCCAGGACAAGCGCCTGATGCAGGTCCGTCCGAACGGCCTTGAGGATGCGCCTCAGCTGAAACTGAACGTCGACCAGGCGCAGGCGGGGGCACTCGGCCTCAGCCAGCAGGACATCAACACCACCGTCAGCACCGCGTTCGGTGGCGCGTACATCAACGACTTCATCGACCGCGGTCGCGTGAAGAAGGTGTTCGTGCAGGCCGACGCACCGTTCCGCACGACGCCCGCCGACCTCGGCAACTTCTACGTCCGCGGCACGACGAGCAACGCGATGGCGCCGTTCTCGTCCTTCTCGACGACAAGCTGGAACTACGGGCCATCGCGACTCGAACGGTACAACGGTGTAGCCTCGTTCGAGATCATGGGCTCGCCGGCGCCGGGCGTCAGCAGCGGCACCGCGATCAAGGCGATGGAGGAGATGGCGGCCAAGCTGCCACCCGGCATCGGCTATGAGTGGACCGGCCTCAGCTACGAGGAAAACCTGTCGGGCGGCCAGTCGACCACGGTCTATGCGCTGTCGCTGCTGATCGTGTTCCTCTGCCTCGCGGCGTTGTATGAAAGCTGGTCGATCCCGATCGCCGTCCTGCTGGTGGTGCCGCTCGGTGTCCTCGGCGCGGTCGGCGCGGCGATGATCTTCGGGCTGAACAACGACATCTATCTCCAGGTCGGGCTGATCACGACGATCGGTGTGGCGGCGAAGAACGCGATCCTGATCGTGGAGTTCGCTGAGGAGAAGATGGGCGACGGGATGAACGCGGCCGATGCCGCGGTCGAGGCGGCCAAGCTTCGCCTTCGCCCGATCCTGATGACGTCGTTCGCGTTCATCTTCGGCGTGTTGCCGCTCGCATTGTCGAGCGGTGCCGGCGCCGGCGGCCAGAACGCGATCGGCTGGGCGGTGGTCGGCGGTATGCTGTCCGCGACCGTCCTCGCGATCTTCTTCGTGCCGCTGTTCTTCCTGCTCGTGAAGCGCGTCTTCAAGCAGGACAAGGCTGGCTCGGGGCAAGACCGCGACCAAGTGCCCGACCACGACGGCAACCGTGACGACAACCGTGACGGCGGCCATCCGCCCCACGACCAGCGGCCGCAGGAGGCCTGA